Proteins found in one Deltaproteobacteria bacterium genomic segment:
- a CDS encoding IS3 family transposase (programmed frameshift), which yields MNKSTRYSPEVRERAVRMVMEHRAGSQWAAIVSVASKLGCTAETLRKWVRQAEREAGERPGQKSEGGERLKALERENRELRRANEISRKAAAFFGPGGARPPRDVMVSFIDAHRGAYGVEPICKELPIAPSTYYESKAREAGRARWPARTRRDTELRTEIKRVWDENFGVYGVRKVWRALNREGLAVARCTVARLMGEQGLRGVVRGRRSKTTVAANGLARPADRVSRVFEASRPNALWVADLTYVATWRGFVYVAFVVDAYARRIVGWRVSESLHTDLALDALEQALYDRTVGAEGALVHHSDRGAQYLSIRYTERLAEAGVEPSVGRVGDSYDNALAESIVGLYKTEVIRQRGLWRHLEAVEFATLDWVDWFNHRRLLEGIGYVPPAELEQAYYQQYRESAMVA from the exons ATGAACAAGTCAACGAGGTATTCTCCGGAGGTCCGAGAGAGGGCGGTACGGATGGTGATGGAGCACCGGGCGGGATCGCAGTGGGCGGCGATCGTGTCGGTGGCGTCGAAGCTTGGCTGCACAGCGGAGACGTTGCGCAAGTGGGTGCGCCAGGCGGAGCGCGAAGCGGGTGAGCGCCCGGGGCAGAAGAGCGAAGGGGGTGAGCGGCTCAAGGCACTGGAACGGGAGAACCGGGAGCTACGTCGTGCGAACGAGATATCGCGCAAGGCGGCGGCTTTTTTCG GCCCAGGCGGAGCTCGACCGCCGCGGGACGTAATGGTGTCGTTCATCGACGCGCACCGAGGGGCATACGGGGTCGAGCCGATCTGCAAGGAGTTGCCGATCGCCCCCTCGACCTACTACGAGTCCAAGGCGCGAGAGGCCGGTCGTGCTCGTTGGCCGGCGCGAACACGGCGTGACACGGAGTTGCGGACGGAGATCAAGCGGGTGTGGGATGAGAACTTCGGGGTGTACGGAGTGCGCAAGGTGTGGCGTGCGCTTAACCGGGAGGGCCTTGCGGTGGCTCGATGCACGGTGGCGCGGCTGATGGGCGAGCAGGGACTTCGTGGCGTGGTCCGGGGTCGGAGGTCGAAGACGACGGTGGCAGCGAACGGGCTCGCACGGCCCGCGGACCGAGTGAGCCGGGTGTTCGAGGCGAGCCGGCCGAATGCGTTGTGGGTGGCGGATCTCACCTACGTGGCGACCTGGCGTGGGTTCGTCTACGTCGCCTTTGTCGTTGATGCCTACGCCCGGCGTATCGTGGGCTGGCGCGTCTCGGAGTCATTGCACACAGACCTTGCCCTGGACGCCCTCGAGCAGGCGCTCTATGACCGCACGGTGGGCGCTGAGGGCGCTCTGGTGCACCACAGCGACCGTGGCGCCCAGTACCTGTCGATCCGCTACACCGAGCGCTTGGCTGAGGCCGGGGTTGAGCCGTCGGTGGGTCGCGTCGGGGATTCCTACGACAATGCCCTGGCCGAGTCCATCGTCGGCTTGTACAAGACCGAGGTGATTCGTCAGCGTGGCCTCTGGCGTCACCTCGAAGCGGTCGAGTTCGCCACCCTCGATTGGGTCGATTGGTTCAACCACCGCCGACTCCTGGAAGGGATCGGCTACGTGCCGCCGGCTGAACTCGAACAGGCCTACTATCAGCAGTACCGGGAGTCAGCCATGGTGGCCTGA
- a CDS encoding hydantoinase/oxoprolinase family protein, with translation MDVGGTFIDFALCDAAGEMAVHKVPAEPTDLAGSIMRGIGDLAAQHGTDVAAFLGRTDLVVHGTTVATNAVLTGTGCRTGLLTTKGTRDALEMRRGIKEEPLDNKYEAPPPLVPRYLRLPVDERVDWNGDVLSELDTGLVEEAAGTLKAHGVEAVAVCLMHAYANDAHEQAVAARLRETLPGVYLTVSSELLPRMGYYSRVSTAVLNSYVGPLLKSYLLALAGRLADAGFAGQLLVMNSAAGLMTPDAIMPRAAAALLSGPAAAPVAARVYAGAAGASHCAVIDMGGTSLDISLASGGEPREVTDGRVGRYATALPMIDIRTLGAGGGSIARVDAGGGLQVGPRSAGAAPGPACYGKGGTLPTCTDVDLLLGYLDPDYFLGGRMRLSREAAERAVREHLAEPLAISLEAAAVGAFEVVNAGMAAGIRDMIVDHGLDPEAMPMVVGGGAGPVHAAAVAVELGVREVIVPRQSGVLCAVGMLFADLKHDLVRSYFASGEQLDPERWRALFAAMAEEGRRTLVSEGARPEEVQVRYSADLRYLRQIHELNLPVDAGLAGCLRIDELHARFDALHDRLFGYALPEEVLEVVNLRVRCVARGSPPDLPRVRTAGTAMPAPAGARRAYCPGKMDFREFSVYRGDLMGGGCRLEGPAIVELAQTTLVVPSAFDVRLDEVGSFVLTRQKGR, from the coding sequence GTGGATGTTGGCGGCACCTTCATCGACTTCGCCCTCTGCGACGCGGCCGGCGAAATGGCGGTGCACAAGGTTCCAGCCGAGCCGACCGATCTTGCCGGCTCCATCATGCGCGGCATCGGGGATCTGGCGGCGCAGCATGGCACCGACGTGGCCGCTTTCCTGGGACGCACGGATCTGGTGGTCCACGGCACCACCGTGGCCACCAATGCTGTCCTCACCGGCACCGGCTGCCGCACCGGCCTGCTGACCACCAAGGGCACTCGCGACGCCCTCGAGATGCGCAGGGGGATCAAGGAGGAGCCTCTCGACAACAAGTACGAAGCTCCGCCCCCGCTGGTGCCGCGCTACCTGAGGCTGCCCGTCGACGAGCGGGTGGACTGGAACGGGGACGTCCTCTCGGAGCTGGACACCGGTTTAGTGGAGGAAGCCGCCGGGACGCTGAAGGCGCACGGGGTCGAGGCCGTGGCCGTGTGTCTCATGCACGCCTACGCCAACGACGCGCACGAGCAGGCAGTCGCGGCGCGGCTGCGCGAAACGCTGCCGGGCGTGTACCTGACCGTCTCGTCGGAGTTGCTGCCTCGCATGGGCTACTACAGCCGCGTAAGCACTGCGGTGCTGAACAGCTACGTGGGGCCGCTGTTGAAATCGTACCTGTTGGCGCTCGCCGGGCGCCTCGCGGACGCGGGATTCGCCGGGCAATTGCTCGTCATGAACTCCGCGGCCGGGCTCATGACGCCGGACGCGATCATGCCGCGGGCCGCGGCCGCGCTCCTGTCCGGCCCGGCGGCCGCGCCCGTGGCCGCAAGAGTGTACGCCGGCGCTGCGGGAGCCTCCCACTGCGCGGTCATCGACATGGGCGGCACCAGCCTGGACATCTCGCTGGCGTCGGGCGGCGAGCCCCGGGAAGTGACCGACGGGCGCGTGGGACGCTATGCCACGGCGCTCCCGATGATCGACATCCGCACCCTCGGCGCGGGCGGCGGCAGCATCGCCCGGGTCGACGCGGGCGGAGGACTCCAGGTAGGCCCCCGGAGCGCGGGGGCGGCGCCCGGGCCGGCATGCTACGGCAAGGGCGGGACGCTGCCCACCTGCACGGACGTGGACCTGCTCCTGGGCTACCTCGACCCGGACTACTTTCTCGGCGGCCGCATGCGGCTCTCGCGGGAGGCCGCGGAGCGGGCCGTCCGGGAACACCTGGCGGAGCCTCTGGCCATATCCCTGGAGGCGGCCGCGGTGGGCGCTTTCGAAGTCGTCAACGCCGGCATGGCGGCCGGGATCCGCGACATGATCGTGGACCACGGCCTCGATCCCGAGGCCATGCCCATGGTCGTGGGCGGCGGCGCCGGGCCGGTGCACGCGGCCGCGGTGGCCGTGGAACTGGGCGTTCGGGAGGTGATCGTGCCGCGTCAGTCCGGCGTCCTGTGCGCCGTGGGCATGCTGTTCGCCGACCTCAAGCACGACCTGGTGCGCAGCTACTTCGCGTCCGGCGAGCAACTGGACCCGGAACGCTGGCGGGCGCTGTTCGCCGCCATGGCGGAGGAGGGACGCCGCACGCTGGTGTCGGAGGGAGCGCGCCCGGAGGAGGTGCAAGTGCGGTACTCGGCCGACCTCCGTTACCTGCGCCAGATCCACGAGCTCAACCTGCCCGTGGACGCCGGTCTCGCCGGTTGTCTGCGGATCGACGAACTGCACGCGCGCTTTGACGCACTGCACGATCGGCTGTTCGGCTACGCTCTTCCGGAAGAAGTGCTGGAGGTGGTCAACCTGCGCGTCCGCTGCGTCGCCCGCGGATCTCCGCCGGATCTTCCGCGAGTGCGGACGGCCGGGACCGCGATGCCTGCGCCCGCCGGTGCGCGGCGGGCCTACTGCCCGGGGAAGATGGACTTCCGGGAGTTTTCGGTGTACCGGGGAGACCTCATGGGCGGCGGTTGCCGGCTGGAGGGGCCGGCCATCGTGGAGCTGGCGCAGACGACCCTCGTCGTGCCGTCGGCGTTCGACGTACGCCTGGACGAAGTTGGGAGCTTCGTCCTGACCCGGCAGAAGGGACGTTGA
- the bamD gene encoding outer membrane protein assembly factor BamD → MHERYHPRSVIVALLAALALSGCASPTGERPRIPKLTDLTGAVADVFRSKPRSENTPTAEALYKDGIDYFERGRFARSISFFQKLRDEYPFSKEAEDAELKIAEAYYRNEEYALAEETYKNYLTFQPTGQHAHFVKYQLGRVNLEQFTGVDRDLEKVGEARRYFESVIRDHPDSNHVPDARKQLAQTRVHLAERELYIGTYYLEDERYQAARERFEKVLRDYSDTPAASTARVSLASLPETGRDGTGSRPSSGGDTATSAAKSSEPTRFVTKEGYDYEAATQRKWYSYLNPFSWRRGEQESPDPGARQPAGSAGQQASTGTEPAAGDLPPEEEEKGFFSFLNPFSSSRDEPEPPAKASAAEAAAATAVVKSVDETLGTRGGSREDAPKPPIASLPPEEKDTGPKPSDPAEVLGAVDKQLGAPAAPGDTPQAPAADPALFSATPKPPKQERAPDKPRSGLLEGIDRQLGSEGIDTSGELPPPPASPNVP, encoded by the coding sequence ATGCACGAACGGTATCATCCGAGAAGCGTTATTGTCGCGCTCCTGGCCGCGCTGGCCCTGAGCGGTTGTGCCTCGCCCACGGGAGAGCGCCCGAGAATCCCCAAGCTGACGGACCTGACCGGCGCGGTCGCGGACGTGTTCCGCTCCAAGCCGCGCTCGGAGAACACTCCCACGGCGGAAGCTCTCTACAAGGACGGCATCGACTACTTCGAGAGAGGCCGGTTCGCGCGCTCCATCTCCTTCTTCCAGAAGCTCCGGGACGAGTACCCCTTCAGCAAGGAAGCCGAGGACGCCGAACTGAAGATCGCCGAGGCCTATTACCGGAACGAGGAGTACGCGCTGGCCGAGGAAACGTACAAGAACTACCTGACCTTCCAGCCCACGGGGCAACACGCCCACTTCGTCAAGTATCAGCTCGGCCGGGTCAACCTGGAGCAGTTCACCGGAGTCGACCGGGACCTGGAGAAGGTCGGGGAAGCCAGACGGTACTTCGAATCGGTGATCCGGGATCACCCGGACTCGAACCACGTTCCCGACGCGCGCAAGCAGTTGGCGCAAACCCGAGTCCATCTCGCGGAACGCGAACTCTACATCGGAACCTATTACCTGGAGGACGAACGCTACCAAGCGGCGCGCGAGCGCTTCGAGAAAGTGCTGCGGGATTATTCCGACACGCCTGCCGCTTCCACGGCACGGGTTTCTCTCGCCAGCTTGCCGGAAACGGGACGGGACGGGACGGGGAGCCGTCCCTCGTCGGGCGGCGACACCGCGACATCCGCGGCGAAGTCCTCGGAACCCACCCGGTTCGTCACCAAGGAAGGCTACGACTACGAAGCCGCGACGCAAAGGAAATGGTACAGCTACCTGAACCCGTTTTCCTGGCGGAGGGGCGAGCAAGAGTCCCCTGACCCCGGCGCCCGGCAACCCGCCGGGAGCGCCGGGCAGCAGGCTTCCACCGGCACGGAGCCGGCTGCCGGGGACCTCCCGCCCGAAGAGGAGGAGAAGGGGTTTTTCAGCTTCCTCAATCCGTTCTCATCCTCCCGTGACGAACCCGAACCGCCGGCGAAGGCAAGCGCGGCCGAGGCGGCTGCCGCCACGGCGGTGGTCAAGAGCGTCGATGAGACGTTGGGGACCCGTGGAGGTTCGCGGGAAGACGCGCCCAAGCCCCCGATCGCCAGCCTTCCGCCCGAGGAGAAGGACACCGGTCCGAAGCCCAGCGACCCGGCCGAGGTGCTGGGGGCTGTCGACAAGCAGCTAGGCGCGCCCGCGGCGCCCGGCGACACGCCTCAAGCGCCGGCCGCCGACCCCGCTCTCTTCTCGGCCACGCCCAAGCCGCCAAAACAGGAGCGCGCGCCCGACAAACCCCGATCCGGGCTCCTGGAGGGAATCGACCGGCAACTCGGGAGCGAGGGAATCGACACCTCGGGCGAACTGCCGCCTCCCCCCGCATCACCGAACGTCCCGTAA
- a CDS encoding TolC family protein, translating into MGRRKNSITALAMGAFVLLSTAPAALGQESPLPVLTLQEAESVARENHPAIRAANQRVRVQEAMLKRAEAAFYPTAGVRGSYENRPTVEGPNAEENLFNTTGQVNWLVSDFGRREGTVRREQETLEARRFSERTSVDDIVLNVRRAFFDYLRAEALVRVEQDTVKDRETLVRQARGFFEVGTRPKIDVARAEASLFAAQAGLIGAQNGVRIAWARLKSAMGVTRFAERQVASEVNVQAPTLSLDEAVKTALESRGEIMEFQSRLKAQQEAIDVVKLGRMPRVRVDGQYGRRWHNDENVVNSSLTLEFPLFAGLTLKPEIERAVSDYAVVRAQLEELRQRIALEVEESFLNLVEAGERIKANEAQTRSAKENLDLANGRYQVGVGSIIEITEAQVINTRAQTDYIRSIYDHKVAEARLARAMGRGEAFSP; encoded by the coding sequence ATGGGACGCCGCAAGAACTCCATCACGGCACTGGCGATGGGGGCGTTCGTTCTCTTGTCGACGGCGCCGGCCGCCCTGGGTCAAGAATCGCCGCTGCCGGTGCTCACGCTGCAAGAGGCGGAAAGCGTCGCCCGCGAGAACCATCCGGCAATCCGTGCGGCCAACCAACGGGTCCGGGTGCAGGAGGCCATGCTGAAGCGCGCCGAGGCCGCGTTCTACCCCACGGCGGGCGTGCGCGGCTCCTATGAGAACAGGCCCACGGTGGAAGGCCCCAACGCGGAGGAGAACCTCTTCAACACCACCGGCCAGGTGAACTGGCTCGTGAGCGACTTCGGCCGGCGGGAGGGCACGGTCCGGCGGGAACAGGAAACGCTGGAAGCCCGCCGTTTCTCCGAGCGCACCTCGGTGGATGACATCGTCTTGAACGTGCGCCGGGCCTTCTTCGACTACCTGCGGGCCGAGGCGCTGGTGCGGGTGGAGCAGGACACGGTCAAGGACCGCGAGACCCTGGTGCGCCAGGCCCGGGGCTTCTTCGAAGTGGGCACGCGACCCAAGATCGATGTGGCGCGCGCCGAGGCGAGCCTTTTCGCGGCCCAGGCCGGACTCATCGGAGCCCAGAACGGCGTCAGGATCGCGTGGGCGCGCCTCAAGAGCGCCATGGGCGTCACACGGTTCGCGGAGCGACAGGTGGCGTCCGAAGTCAATGTCCAGGCGCCGACCCTGTCACTGGACGAGGCGGTGAAGACGGCGCTGGAATCGCGCGGGGAGATCATGGAGTTCCAGTCGCGCCTGAAGGCCCAGCAGGAGGCCATCGACGTGGTCAAGCTGGGGCGCATGCCGCGCGTGCGCGTGGACGGGCAATACGGCCGCCGCTGGCACAATGACGAGAACGTCGTCAACTCTTCGTTGACCCTGGAGTTTCCCCTGTTCGCCGGGTTGACTCTCAAGCCCGAGATCGAGCGCGCGGTCAGCGATTATGCCGTGGTCAGGGCGCAACTGGAGGAGCTGCGGCAGCGCATCGCCCTGGAAGTGGAGGAGAGCTTTCTGAACCTGGTGGAGGCGGGCGAACGGATCAAGGCCAACGAGGCGCAGACCCGGTCGGCCAAGGAAAACCTCGACCTGGCCAACGGCCGTTACCAGGTGGGCGTCGGTTCCATCATCGAGATCACCGAAGCGCAGGTCATCAACACCCGCGCCCAGACGGACTACATCCGTTCCATCTATGACCACAAGGTGGCCGAGGCCCGCCTGGCCCGCGCCATGGGGAGGGGCGAGGCCTTCAGCCCGTAG
- a CDS encoding SDR family NAD(P)-dependent oxidoreductase → MDSLVDKIALVTGAGSGIGRSVALALAREGCRLVLTGRRPGPLERVAAEVRAHEREAIPVACDVGSPTDVDALGRRARRAGVVQILVNSAGIAPAASFLEMEDSLLEEVLRVNFMGTYYCCKRFMEPMIEAGWGRIINIASTTAKTAYPHTAAYTASKHAVLGLTRVMALETARKGVTVNAICPGYADTELTRDNARRMAARIGGRAPAVLERFAGTSPQGRLIAPEEVADLAVLLASPAGDAVTGQGINVDGGAFMG, encoded by the coding sequence TTGGACTCACTGGTTGACAAGATCGCGCTGGTCACCGGCGCGGGAAGCGGCATCGGCCGGAGCGTGGCCTTGGCGCTGGCACGGGAGGGGTGCCGGCTGGTGCTGACGGGGCGACGCCCGGGGCCCCTGGAGCGGGTGGCGGCCGAGGTGCGCGCGCACGAACGCGAAGCCATTCCGGTGGCGTGTGACGTCGGTTCCCCGACGGACGTCGACGCCCTCGGGAGGAGAGCGCGCCGGGCGGGAGTCGTGCAGATCCTCGTCAACAGCGCCGGCATCGCTCCGGCGGCGAGCTTCCTGGAAATGGAGGACTCGCTCCTGGAAGAGGTGCTGCGGGTGAACTTCATGGGCACCTACTACTGCTGCAAGCGCTTCATGGAGCCCATGATCGAGGCCGGGTGGGGGCGCATCATCAACATCGCGTCGACCACCGCCAAGACCGCGTATCCCCACACCGCGGCATACACCGCGTCCAAGCACGCGGTGCTGGGGCTGACGCGGGTCATGGCCCTGGAAACGGCGCGGAAGGGCGTGACCGTGAACGCCATCTGCCCGGGCTACGCGGACACGGAGCTCACGCGCGACAACGCCCGGCGCATGGCCGCGCGCATCGGCGGGCGCGCGCCGGCGGTGCTGGAACGGTTCGCCGGGACATCGCCGCAAGGGCGGCTGATCGCCCCGGAAGAGGTGGCGGACCTGGCGGTGCTGCTGGCGAGCCCGGCCGGCGACGCCGTCACCGGACAGGGTATCAACGTCGACGGCGGCGCCTTCATGGGATGA
- a CDS encoding enoyl-CoA hydratase family protein, translating to MTYDSFDYALDDGVATVRLNNPAQLNALTFRTYEELAALTGSLADDPRVHVLVLTGAGKGFCSGGSVDDIIGELLKLDGAGLYRFTRLTCDVVRNMRRLEKPIIAAVNGVAAGAGAALALASDFRLLSDRASLSFLFVKVGLAGSDMGAIHLLPRIVGLGRAMELLSLGDRVDAAEAYRIGLANRVVPHDDLIPEARGLARRLQEGPRYAIGVTKKLLDLEAGMSLDAALEMEAMTQAHCMQTADFHEGFRAFMARETPRFNQGGED from the coding sequence ATGACGTATGACAGTTTCGACTATGCTCTCGACGACGGCGTGGCCACTGTCCGTCTCAACAATCCGGCTCAACTCAACGCCCTTACTTTCCGTACGTACGAAGAGTTGGCCGCGCTCACCGGCTCGCTGGCGGACGACCCGCGCGTGCACGTGCTGGTCCTGACCGGCGCCGGCAAGGGCTTCTGCTCCGGCGGCAGCGTCGACGACATCATCGGCGAGCTGCTCAAGCTGGACGGCGCCGGGCTCTACCGTTTCACACGGCTGACCTGTGACGTGGTGCGCAACATGCGCCGCCTGGAGAAGCCCATCATCGCCGCGGTCAACGGCGTGGCCGCCGGCGCCGGCGCGGCCCTCGCCCTGGCGAGCGACTTCCGGCTCCTTTCGGACCGGGCCAGCCTGTCGTTCCTGTTCGTCAAGGTGGGCCTGGCCGGGTCGGACATGGGCGCCATCCACCTGCTGCCGCGCATCGTCGGCTTGGGGCGCGCCATGGAGCTGCTGTCCCTGGGCGACCGCGTGGATGCCGCGGAGGCATACCGCATCGGCCTGGCCAACAGGGTGGTGCCGCATGACGACCTGATCCCGGAGGCGCGGGGCCTGGCCCGACGGCTGCAGGAGGGACCGCGTTACGCCATCGGGGTGACCAAGAAGTTGCTGGACCTGGAAGCGGGGATGAGCCTTGACGCGGCCCTGGAAATGGAGGCCATGACCCAGGCCCATTGCATGCAGACGGCCGACTTCCACGAGGGGTTCCGCGCGTTCATGGCGCGGGAGACACCGCGATTCAACCAGGGAGGCGAGGACTAG
- a CDS encoding acyl-CoA dehydrogenase family protein: MSLPAPQLRLQRAMAAWAQDELGGIDAAADDEAALAVFRSLARRGVFRYVAPRGSGGARRSVQARDLCVIREALAAVSPLADTLFAVQALAAYPLAAAGTPAQRQAYLPRLAAGTDVGAFALTEPDAGSDPGSARLRARRRGGVYVLDGIKSLISNAGLAHLYIVFGSTHPARKGKGLSAFVVEADTPGVAVTERVALISPHPIGTVSFARCRIPESQLLGEPGKGLEIALTTLEALRCSVGAAACGMAARALTEALRHARERRQFGRPLARFQAIRFKIADMATELEAARLLVYQAARAHDEGAADLARISSMAKLFATEAAQRIVDESLQIHGGRGLVEGSIMERLYRDIRALRIYEGTSEIQRLIIAREVLGRA, encoded by the coding sequence GTGTCGCTGCCCGCGCCGCAGCTTCGACTGCAACGCGCAATGGCTGCGTGGGCGCAGGACGAACTGGGCGGCATCGATGCGGCCGCCGACGACGAGGCGGCGCTGGCGGTTTTCCGCTCGCTCGCCCGCCGCGGAGTCTTCCGCTACGTGGCGCCACGGGGGTCCGGCGGCGCGCGCCGGAGCGTCCAGGCGCGTGACCTGTGCGTCATCCGCGAGGCGTTGGCGGCCGTGTCGCCGCTGGCGGATACCCTGTTCGCCGTACAGGCCCTGGCCGCCTACCCGTTGGCGGCAGCCGGGACGCCCGCCCAGCGGCAGGCGTATCTGCCGCGGCTGGCGGCGGGCACGGATGTCGGCGCCTTTGCGCTCACCGAGCCGGATGCGGGCTCGGACCCGGGCTCGGCCAGACTGCGCGCCCGCCGCCGCGGCGGGGTCTACGTGCTCGACGGCATCAAGAGCCTCATCTCCAACGCCGGCCTGGCCCATCTCTACATCGTCTTCGGCAGCACCCATCCGGCACGCAAGGGAAAGGGCCTCAGCGCGTTCGTGGTGGAGGCCGATACGCCGGGAGTGGCGGTGACGGAGCGCGTCGCCCTGATCTCGCCGCATCCCATCGGCACCGTGTCCTTCGCCCGCTGCCGCATTCCCGAGAGCCAACTCCTCGGCGAGCCGGGCAAGGGCCTGGAGATCGCCCTGACGACCCTGGAGGCGCTTCGCTGCAGCGTCGGCGCCGCCGCCTGCGGCATGGCCGCCCGGGCGCTGACCGAGGCCCTGCGCCACGCCCGTGAACGGCGCCAGTTCGGCCGCCCCCTGGCGCGCTTCCAGGCCATCCGGTTCAAGATCGCGGACATGGCCACCGAGCTGGAGGCCGCGCGTCTGCTGGTCTACCAGGCGGCCCGTGCCCACGATGAAGGCGCCGCCGACCTGGCGCGGATATCCTCCATGGCCAAGCTGTTCGCCACGGAGGCGGCCCAGCGCATCGTGGACGAATCCCTGCAGATCCACGGCGGCCGCGGCTTGGTGGAAGGCAGCATCATGGAACGGCTGTACCGCGACATCCGGGCGCTGCGCATCTACGAAGGAACTTCGGAGATCCAGAGGCTCATCATTGCGCGGGAAGTGCTCGGGAGGGCATAA
- a CDS encoding acyl-CoA dehydrogenase family protein encodes MDFDLSEELLAVRELGREFAEKEIAPTAAADDRDHRFRRDIFEKMGQLGFFGCVVPENCGGSGLGYLAMVLLTEEIARVHSSVRVHINTQLAPAVTLARFGTEEQKRRWVPGLVDGSRVGCFAITEPDSGSDVASMSTRAKRTDGGYVLSGTKTWISNAPVADWGLVYAATDRDARHRGLSAFMVELDGAGVRRATLDKMGALASPTGTLEFDEVRVPADQRIGAEGQGFAMCMWQLNQTRLSCAAGALGVARAAREAAVAYANQRQQFGQPIGRFQMIQDSLAQMIVEEEAARLLVYRAAHLADRGQPNNLEVSMAKYAAAEAAAHAADGAFKILGAYGYSTEFPVERYLRDAKSYQIVEGSSNVHKLIIAQDALGYRRANRGLD; translated from the coding sequence ATGGATTTCGACCTCTCGGAGGAACTGCTCGCGGTCAGGGAGCTGGGGCGCGAATTCGCGGAAAAGGAAATCGCCCCCACGGCGGCCGCGGACGACCGGGACCACCGCTTTCGCCGGGACATCTTCGAGAAGATGGGGCAGTTGGGGTTCTTTGGCTGCGTGGTTCCGGAGAACTGCGGGGGCTCGGGCCTGGGCTATCTGGCCATGGTGCTGCTCACCGAGGAGATCGCGCGGGTGCACAGCTCGGTGCGGGTGCACATCAACACCCAGCTCGCCCCCGCGGTGACGCTGGCCCGGTTCGGCACCGAGGAACAGAAGCGCCGCTGGGTCCCGGGCTTGGTGGATGGATCGCGGGTGGGCTGTTTCGCCATCACCGAGCCCGATTCCGGCTCGGACGTCGCCTCCATGTCCACCCGGGCCAAGCGCACGGACGGCGGCTACGTGCTCAGCGGCACCAAGACCTGGATCTCCAACGCACCCGTCGCCGACTGGGGGCTGGTCTACGCCGCGACGGATCGGGACGCGCGGCACCGCGGCCTTTCCGCCTTCATGGTGGAGCTGGACGGCGCGGGGGTCCGGCGCGCCACCCTGGACAAGATGGGGGCGCTGGCATCCCCCACGGGGACTCTGGAGTTCGACGAGGTGCGGGTGCCGGCCGATCAGCGCATCGGCGCCGAGGGCCAGGGTTTCGCCATGTGCATGTGGCAGCTCAACCAGACGCGCCTGAGCTGCGCCGCCGGGGCCCTCGGCGTGGCGCGCGCGGCGCGCGAGGCAGCGGTCGCCTATGCCAACCAGCGTCAACAGTTTGGCCAGCCCATCGGCCGTTTCCAGATGATCCAGGACAGCCTCGCCCAAATGATCGTGGAGGAGGAGGCGGCGCGCCTCCTGGTGTACCGGGCGGCCCACCTGGCGGACCGCGGGCAGCCCAACAACCTGGAAGTGTCCATGGCGAAATACGCCGCGGCGGAGGCCGCCGCGCACGCCGCCGACGGCGCGTTCAAGATCCTGGGCGCGTACGGATACTCGACGGAGTTCCCGGTGGAACGCTACCTGCGCGACGCCAAGTCGTACCAGATCGTGGAGGGTTCCTCGAACGTCCACAAGCTGATCATCGCCCAGGACGCCCTGGGCTACCGGAGGGCGAACCGTGGGCTGGACTAG